Below is a genomic region from Rhodococcus sp. WMMA185.
GGAGTCGAGTCGATGCTGGGCCGATTGGCGAAGCTACCTCGGGTTGGATCAGGATGTCGCAGTCGCCCGGTTTCACAGGACCGGAATGGTCTTTCTCGATGTCGACACGGTTCCCCGGGACCACACCATCAAGCTGTACCAGGATGTGAACATCCCTTACGAGGAGTGGGACAGCGCAGAGCTGGTCCAGCGCATACCCGGAATCGACCCCGGCCGTTACTTTCCACCCAAGCCGGTCCATTCCGAAGAATTCTTCGCGGAGGCCACCGCCACTCTGGGCGCTCTCTACACCCCCGACGCCGGATTCGTCGACGACCCCCAGCTCGCGGCCGCCAATCTGGCGCAAGCGGCCGCCGATCACGGAGCTGCCTTCAAGTATCGGGCGACCATCGTCGAGATCGATCAGAGCCCCGACGGTCTGTGGCACCTACATCTCGACGACGGCACCATCATCGACTCATCGGTCGTGGTCAACGCAGCCGGGCCCTGGTCGGGGGCCCTGAACACGATGGCGGACGTCGGAGCCGATTTCACGGTAGCCGTTGCGCCCCTGCGCCAGGAAGTTCACCACGTCAGCGCTCCGACTGGATTCGACACGGGAGGACGGCCAGGTCCGTGTATCGCCGACCTGGATGTGGGGATCTACGCGCGGCCCGATACTCGGGGTGGGTTCCTCATCGGCGGAACCGAACCTGCATGCGACCCGCTCGAATGGATCGACGATCCCGATACGGCCGATCTCAACAGAACCGCAGACCGCTTCGAGTCCCAAGTGATGCGGGCTGCCCGGCGGTTCCCCGACCTGACCGTGCCTGCTCAACCCCGCGGCATCGCCGGCGTTTACGATGTCGCGTCGGATTGGACTCCGATCTACGACAAGACAGATCGAGACGGGTTCTACGTAGCGATCGGAACCAGCGGCAATCAGTTCAAGAATGCTCCACTCGCTGGCGAGTTCCTCGCCGAGATCATCACAGCTGTCGAGGCGGGTCACGACCACGACCGCGACCCGGTCCAGTACATCGGGCGTACGACAAGGC
It encodes:
- a CDS encoding NAD(P)/FAD-dependent oxidoreductase; the encoded protein is MHERPDAVVVGAGVIGSSIALQLAKRGNNVLVVDKAGGPGYGSTSASSAIIRFNYSTFDGVVTAWESSRCWADWRSYLGLDQDVAVARFHRTGMVFLDVDTVPRDHTIKLYQDVNIPYEEWDSAELVQRIPGIDPGRYFPPKPVHSEEFFAEATATLGALYTPDAGFVDDPQLAAANLAQAAADHGAAFKYRATIVEIDQSPDGLWHLHLDDGTIIDSSVVVNAAGPWSGALNTMADVGADFTVAVAPLRQEVHHVSAPTGFDTGGRPGPCIADLDVGIYARPDTRGGFLIGGTEPACDPLEWIDDPDTADLNRTADRFESQVMRAARRFPDLTVPAQPRGIAGVYDVASDWTPIYDKTDRDGFYVAIGTSGNQFKNAPLAGEFLAEIITAVEAGHDHDRDPVQYIGRTTRLTVDLGSFSRKRQLNAESSGTVLG